The Ktedonobacterales bacterium DNA segment TTCGATGGCGGAGGTATGCGCGTCCAGCAGGAAGGCGCGGGCGGTGGTGTTGAAACCGTTCGTAAGAAATAACGCCATTTATTGACAGATGCTGACGTGTATGCTATACTGGGAGCATGAAGCTCTCAGAGTACGCCAAACAACAAGGCATCAGTTATCGGACGGCCTTTCGCTGGTGGAAAGCGGGCCAGATTCCCGGCTATCAGGCTCCGACCGGCACCATCATTGTGCAAGAGCCGAAAGAGCCAGCCGCG contains these protein-coding regions:
- a CDS encoding IS607 family transposase — translated: MKLSEYAKQQGISYRTAFRWWKAGQIPGYQAPTGTIIVQEPKEPAA